The window tttctcatcgcccaagtttcaattggatagaaacttggaatcatacaacaagtattacatgatgaatgagaagtttcatatttggaaattagactaattcgttgacaaagtgtcaagtgaaggactaggagatcaagtacacaaggttgtgtgttgatcaagtccaccacaagagtgacaaagatattcgtcatgatttactaaaggtttagtggatacgattatacttataagattaagtgtaattccgagttgatttgaaagagtttaaatcaacagcagaacgaataagaagaatcaagtaggcagaaagataaaagtttctctattctaagaagaagggagagtaactttattatgttttatgataggtcttaatgattaagaaccatatctcaattgatcctctaagtgggTCTTACTGCagttgtatgtctgagaagaggaatcaagaattgaagaaatggttaaatcaagaagtcagtcatccttcgttccaaaaacaagtcttagagttaatattgtgacaatgagtgacaagtcttaagaaggtttataacattcatcaaatgtggaatttgaaaaaaggttttcttattaccgcacatttgaaattggaaagttgtgatgtcttaggtaagacaaagaccaactaggaccaattttgtgaaatgtttagtcttgataaaagctacactaactcttgaatatttgtttgtcgaaaaatgttgattgacaagagaatcttatatgtcaaggagtcagtgggagtcttaatggtcttgaaaagtttcaagaactaatcaagaataaaccttatcaatcatcactagcacacgacttgaggtttacaacctatcgtgttgacactatcttgtttctgtgccgttccaattgagttaattatgcgtgtaagttctatgagttctcatttgaacgcataaaaggcaagcaccttcatcaatgaaaagtacattgataggaaagggtgagctgcttaactacttggaagacatggtgggcagccgtgttacaataaggcaagagatcaagattgagaaggttcggtccatatgaatttggatttgtcgcaactttggttttgacgaattcgcatggataggaacacatacatcgttaaaatctaagtgtcataagttttcCTTCTTcgtgaaaatgactgtgaggaaatgatttcactaagagagattttaagaagatactgATTGTGAAGTTGAattcttgaattcgattatggttacggtatccctttccatgattcgaattatgagatttggcaattaatctgaattgtttagacacacatatgagttatctaaggcaaaggtgtataagtttgataaacttagaaatatgaacttaagaaattcaataagtattgttttctgaaagttaagctatacatgtcaaagctagtgggagcataagtgttatgtttatatgataataatcatcatgatagtgggagcataaatgttgtgcttgtatgattattaaggcaagtattgcaagttagcaaaattaattatagaaaacaagagttatactttgcaaagtcgtaagggttgaatagttgttttactataattaagggagagaatattatgcttcatttcaaatctaaaggcttaggttatggaatgttaataaatttagtcaagagtacatagtgcgttctcaaaatttcgattatgattgtggcatccctcttcatagttcgaattgagagaatgtgacacataaaatattaaggcaaaagattgataaagtattgtatctttatgtaagacattatgcatcgtatcccatacgcgTCGGCTAAAGGATCAATTGcagatgctataatatttgaccgttctaaaaattttccaaatgtctagcgcatttagagggaaaaaggacaaaaatcggttttgactaagataattaaacaactatcaaaggatgatccaaagttcgctgaggattggtcgcttgtgagtagttagaagtatggtattggatggaccatatcgacattattatgaatagataagattctattaagaatgagttgtcatatggcaaatatggaaatgtttccatattgggagttagatattgagaatctatatctagattagaaacttttatccaagaaggatgttcaaaggaatatactttgagtgagagacatcatatctatagaattgtttctgatagagattagtcaagtcttgatgattttgagctatgactttacgaaagaatcattgcataaaatgttagaatctagcataagtaataagaatttgatattcttatacttatgataaggattgagaGTTGTGAAATGAATataattggaaatgtgttcatcacaaagtaaggaccgtaggtaaacattgtgtgcatgctgagagcatgggacaagtgtagtaatatttcaagtaagaagttaattacccgaaacaacaaataatgagtaatcaatatggtgattaaataaaatgttttatttatacccagagtttgtggccatatgggattagtattattcttgtgtttcactttgcatgttttgacttcctgaataattaaattggttcagacaatcaaattattcgaacggaccacagtcatttttatgttggaagtaggtatgaatgaagactatcgtgaattggtgtgtggattgtctaatgtgtattagacataagcaaatgtttgctgcaacgttcatgagtgcttatgaatatgatctgagcattggattaaacccacgctcacttgatcacttcatggattttatcacgagtgattggtgagacgataacatcttatattcttgaaactgagatgtgcgagttgtatcttgcgagtcagttacacattgataatatgtaaacgcaccagtaacttggtgtcataaaacatattgttgtgtgtgattcggtgagtgagtgtaaGCAAGCATtaaatcaaagtttatctgttccttttatccagagtaggatgaaagcgatatctgtgggcccctcgatgatttagtgatgacacctaagcgcttggccaagccgggactaatttgatgtgttcaattgtagtctattgtcagtcgtcgtaaatcggaaatcaagaaacaacacatagacagagagaatgatttaaatccatgtctcagtctatacgatatctagaatggaggaatatatgatcccttatctaaaggacacgtatctgataagatcagagttgacagcggcttttgaaagctacgattgcagatcaggatctgaagtcatacgcagaatagttattagacttatccaagtgggagactgttggattagtgtctaagtccataactattttggtatgtacttcacccgatggtgcatggtccttttgggttgccttcaccaaagcaacttgataggatgaattatggagagaaaggattaattatgatttattaatatattatgagaataatatattaaaggagaattcatattgtttaattaatattagtcaataattaattaggaattaattttgtggctaaatgacattaattaaacttaaggaactagaactgtcaattgtatgatagttcaatattgagctaatggactccatattagaggagtgaacgaattctatggggaaacccattagaaatcgtcctaggcctttaaggaaggagtccatgggttgcttagggcctaagcagtcaaattagggtttccttgtttgataacccgaatagcctcactatttaaaggacccttgagactcaaaaacgtggcgaactaattggttagggtttccagccgtttttgggtgtctcctctctccttattcttcatcctcttgctcttggtgtttgtgaaccattagaggagtgacacttgtaactctaagctttctaaagtcattacaaggagaatttgagattgttattgctacataacaatcaaggtaagatctaaaaaccctttctcatgttaatatgattatttgtatgctagaactagggtttaaagtcttggatgaattgcatgtacaatagagaaacctacatccaagcattagggtttgcatgagcacataggatgttctaatGGCTATAACCCATCAGGAGCCCCATGACATGCATAACAGTCACATATATTAGGACCATGGCGATAACGATCACACATGTTGGATCTCGTAAGAGCAAGTGTATCACATTAAAGCGGCATGTAGTTTGTTGGTCAAGGATTATAGTATCTCGTATGTGATAGGTTCTTGTATGCTAGGACTTGCGTGCTAAAATCACTGTGTACAGAAAAAATGAAAGTATTAAAAAATGATTTAAGGTTTGAGGCAAAACCCATGTAACTCACGAGTCTTTGGACTTACATAGTTTGTACTTTGTACTCAGGTATAGAAGTAGATGAGAGGAGCATCCATAACGAAGATGATGAAAAGAAACATAGAAGGTTGTAGAATCATTTTCCTTTTACTATGGTCGTCGATATTGGTTTGTAACACCAAATGTTGTAAACCCTGATGATTATTTGAAAGTTTTTGTTAAACCCCATTTTTATTGATAATATATGGTGTTTTAAAAGTACGACATTACAGTTATAAATGTTTGCATCATATACACCATGAAACTCATGAACATGACTAATcatcaaaatgatatttttttcccttcaagagtttggatcttgatgtaTGGTTAGGCTCTTTCAGAAGAATCAAACAAGATAAAGTGTATGGGCGTGTCCAAACCATCCAAGTAGAAGTATGACTTTATCTTATCTACTTCATAAACCAATAAAATCTATGTTGAGCAAACAAGTGATTTAAATCCATGCCTCATGCTCCATAATATTATAACAAAAGGAATTAAGGACAACAACATATTCGCCTATTAAAAGTTGATGGAGGATTTACGGAGACAATAGTTGTTACACGCTTGAAACTATTTGTATAGTTGGATGTTGTATTGCTTACACAGATGGGAGGCTGTTAGAATTATATGCAATGAAATAACAATTTAACAATATTATTGTTTATGTGACAGACTACGTGGTCATGCGCTAACAGCCTTAAAATATCCATAGTaactaataaatatttatttgataaattttattatttatcaatttaaaataaataaagaaaataatatagtttttattttatttatttatgagatgaaagaattaaataaaataatttatttaattattaataaaagagTTATTGTTAATTCCATTTTAGTCATTAGCTTGCTTTGTTGTTGGGCCATTAAAAGACTTAGTAAGTCTTGTCCAACAAGTTAAACTTAGGAGGAAGGATTTAGGGTAATCAAATAATTAAGCAACAATGGTCAAATCATAATCTTTCCCTACCGTTGACCAAACATTCGGTATCTTCCTCTCTCTCTATGTTGCTCGACACATCCACACATCCAAGGAGCAATGAGGAAAGGAAGGAGTCATTGATCAAGTTGAAATCTAACAGTCAATTAGATTGGTTTATGTTGATACATCATAGGTACAATTTGCATAGATCGTGACCACCTATCGTATCAAGGGCACATACTTTTGAACACTCTATGGTTGATTAAGTTGGTAAAAACATATCTAATTTCATAATTTGTATCCATGGTTCGAAGTTGATGAAAAATTTGAGTTGCTACTTCCATGTGCAAATAGTTTTAACTGTTATATTGATTGCATAAAACCCTAACCGGATATTGTTAATAAACTACTTTgtaatatatgtttattataatcaaaatgtggtgtttattttataaactttgttTCGAGATTGTTCATGAATTGTTTTTATTTGTAAAATATTGCCATTAGCACCTCCCCTAGGTGCACTTTCAATATGTGAAGCACGTAAAGAAATATGCCATTGTACAAAGCAATGTGAGACAACTATCCCTAGGATAACACTCTAACATCACAAACAAACAAAATCACACAAGGGATATCCATGACTTTTGACATTGTGAGGGATGTGCATGTCATGTCACTAATGTTCATGGTGCAAAATAGTTGTGACAATTTACCATTATCGTTAAAGCCATAGCTCCATTTTTTATGGATAGATGAAGTCAAACAACATCCTAACACGTATAAAGACTCAAACAATTATCAATGGGTAACATCTAAAATTTTcttcctaataaataaagatttttttgtCACGTGTCATATATCTTATTTATTTtgtcacatgtaattttatggttattttaaacTAATTTTTAATCTACAtgacattttatggttttttattttattttattaaattctagaTAATATTTAAATGCATTAATAAATGCATATCATTTTTATTAAtgaattttttttctaattttaaaattactaaaataaagatttattaattttcttaatttatttatctaaattatttgtttaaatttaaaagagaaaaaaaacacttcaatttttataattcaatattttctcacttttcttataaattcatacttctcaaatatttaaaattttatattgatGTAATACATAGGTCTCACACCTGGTATTATTAATAAACCACACCTGATATCATTAATAAACCATAACAACAATAAAACCTCCATTCCTATCTTTCAATTTCTTTTAACCATGTCTAAAGAGGTTTTAAAAGCACGAAAACTCATatacattgtgaatttgactaaACTAAATGCCACAATAAGTGTATAAATCTTCATAAACAATATCCTAACTCATATAAAGACTCAAATATCTATCAATGCATTTCAAGTCCCCAATAAACACCTTCTCTTCAAAATATATGCCCAATATAGCAACCATCTTTCAACATTAAGGAATTCGTAACTTAACTCAATGTataagtttcaatacaataattacAAGTCTCCAATTGATGATCACCCTGAGATTCATAGATATAGTCGAACTCAATATCTTCACAAAGATGAACAAATGTATAAGTTACGAGACATAAAGTACAAGTAATTAATGCATGAGAATTCGGGAATTATTGCTTTGGAAAAAGACCAAAAAAAAGCACTCGAAATGGCTCAAAGAGCAGCAAGCATATCCTGGGCACTACTGGAAGTAAAAGCACCTCCTTCTTCAAGATTCAGAACTTTCACAACACCATCTTCAACAAGCATCGCATACCTTCTTGACCTAACCCCTAATCCAATCGGATTATCGCTCAGATCCAATCCGCACCCAATTGCTTTAGTGAAATCGCCATTTCCATCGCTCAATATCAACACTTCATCGCCAATTTTCAGATCGGCTTTCCACGCCTTCAACACGAACGCGTCGTTGACGGAGATGCAAGCGATTGTATTGACGCCTTTCGCTTTGAGCTCACTGGATATCTCGACGAACCCAGGGAGGTGTTTCTGGGAACAAGTCGGAGTGAAGGCTCCTGGGACGGCGAAAAGGATGGTTTTTTTGGATTTTGTGAGGTCGGAGATGGAGGTGGTTTGGAGTTCGCCGTCGGAGTCGAAGTAGGATAAGGTGGATTCTGGGAGCTTGTCTCCGACGGAGATAATGGCGGTGATAGTGGAGGTTTTGATGGAGTGATGGTGGAGGAGACGGGAGCGAAGGTTTCTAATGGGATTGAAAGAGTAAGATGAAGAGGCAAGGGGGATGTGGTTGTGGTGGTTTTTGGTGGCGGAGGAGAATGCAGAGAAGGTCAATGAAGTTGCTGCGGCTGCCATTTTTGCAGGTGTAGAGTGTAGAGTGTGTTGGTTTCTAGGGGATATGTGGTGATAACATGGATGTTAATTTGGAGTGTAATGTAAAATGGACGGAGGAAATTATGGCATAGCTGCAACCAAATTTGTTAAAGGTTAGAGGATCTAAAATGTTGGTGAATCACAGGTAGGCTGGCAAtcgggttcgggttgggttgggttgggttgggttgggttggtgTTGGATTTGGATTGACGGGTTTCAAAAAACTTAAAATCATCTCAACCTATATAATATATGGGTTAACGGATTGGTAGGTCACGGGTTCATGGGTTtgaaacctcaacccaacccaattAATATAACTCGTTTAAGTATATGGGTTCGTAGGTTCACAAGTTAGTAGGTCGAACTCAACTCATATAATTCGTTTAATAAATAAGCAATACATTTTTAAAAATGAGGTTTTTTTATCGTAAAATCACAAAGTGATTAAAATAATTAACATCAAATAAGAGGTTTTTAATACCTAAAAATGACCACatgtgtttttttctttttgattagGGAACCACAAATAGATTAGCCACATTAGAATACGAAAGGAATACAATTAATTGAATTATTACGAATGCGGAAGGAAATCAAAtttcgtttatatatatatatatatatatatatatatatatatatatatatatatatatatatatatatatatatatatatatatatatatatatatatatatatatatatatatatatatatatgggttgacGGGTTGACCTGCGAATCCAAACAGGTAACCCAACCCAtgaaataaacgggttggcgggttgacgaGTCAAAATTCTCAACCCAAACTCGTCTATTTTCAGGTTGGATCAGTATCCGGTTACGAGTTTGGTCGAGAGTTGCCACCCCTAATCACAAGCGCTCAAATGAGGACGAtaaatgtgacaaccgtcaattttcggtcaagtcaaagtcaactaaagtcaacaagtcaaaccggtcaactcaatttgccatgagtattagagtttacgttatgtaatttctaaacaactctctattctattgagaaatcataaattgaaaagtgcgtacatctagatctccttaacctaaaattgtggtacgtggcgagccaaaccgataaaacaatgttgcatactcatcgggagtatgcaagatccttaaaaaaggcttaacggggcttacggaccctgcattgcgaagccgaacactaaaaaaggtcaccaatgaaacctctctcaatcgttttcactttatctctctctatgagaaatctctcccaaatctctctaagtatgtgaaatctctcccaaatctctctttgtatgagaaatctctccaagaatgtcaaatctctcccaaatctctctaagtatgtgaaatctctcccaaatatctctttgtatgcgaaagctctccaagaatgtcaaatctctcccaaatctctctaagtatgtgaaatctctcccaaatatctctttgtatgagaaatctctccaagtatgtcaaatctctcccaaatctctctgagtatgtggaatctctctcaaatctctctcaaatctctcccaactttctataatcactcggggcatcccaaccctcgaatttggcgaaaatagcccaaaaacggaagtttacgcgaaaaacggacttaaggaaccgaaacccctcttaggaaccgaaacccctcttaggaaccgaaccctcctgatgaggaaggctgctgaaccgaaccgagGGTACTGTTCATCCTAGTCGAACCTCGCATAAAAGGAAGAAtcgaacccgaaggtactgttcactacagttccttcggttctgacttctcttcggaccgaaccttctgaccttcgcttctgacttcggaccgagcctttggacggaccctcgcccttcgcttctcgcttctggcTCAGCCTCTCGCTTCCGATTCAACACCTTTCTGACCGAACCttggcctaggaccgagaggcctcgctgggaagcccTTTTTCTCCTGGTTTTCGATTAAATTAGCGTTTTAAgccgtttttaaatgttttaacatgggattttcacccaaaactttattttaaaatataagacccctaaattaatgatttaatcatattttaaggataaaactttatccaaaagagagtaggtaaagtacaaaggtagagtgttgactttaccttattttatgacacaagcaaccccatacccactccatgattaacccacactcctccccaccataccttgtcacttccttgtactttttacccctctcacaagccatccccacgttctaCGGCTGGTcattcaacctctctcctcattttctttcaatcactttcattccaccaaagattcaactccaactttttctctccaacttttctctctaattcaagatctcaaggctgatcatcaagtgttcttccactcttggtaagtgtaatccatCCTCCTTGTGgtttttacacttcattctactcaaatcattgatagcttatacaaactctataactatgatgctagattcttaaaaatcttcaaggcatctccaagtgttcttgagttaaacacctccattcttcaacaatcatctactgaaaacacttaaggtgagttcatacccccatattttcatgttttctcaagtttttaggggggggggggggaatacaagttaaaacaccaagaacataactacacttttctaacagccttcatcagaaaagttcaaccccattcacggactgttttggaccacttaaacattttagttttcaaaactgttttaggtgtaaatagttccagttcttagctttaaaatgactactttcacatctccatacgatttttctacaatttatggtgatttttacaaaactgcctatcatttcaaacaccaatccagaccagtctgtgattatggactttttcacccaagttggaggtcattaaaaatcatgataaaaattatgagtaaactagacacattttgggaactctcagaatttacggatttagttttcagcttcgtatgatttttctatgaattttcaaaaacagtgtagacaggttgaaaatttgttaacagcttataactttcataacactttgtattatgttgagcaaagtgtataacgataagttccaaatattgaatgtgtttccatgttagtttatcatcataaactgaaatatagtcattcatgataagattactcattcatttagaacacgtatattaagctataatgagtatagtttatgtatcatttacttctcaaacttatttaccaaaggttttccgtttagttcacgtaaatctgttaatgaataaatttgtgagtcattcccttcgggttacttccaaagtaacaaagtcaaaaagtcctgtaaattgtaaccaaagtctcttgtagggagaacgtgatagttgtgtatagatctatattgggtttgacaaacccacaccagagctgcttgcaacagctagaccggcaggtctgtggtgacaagtgtcatttaacggcgacgcctgaagaacgtcgtattacgaggtcgtctatgtcaagtatggttatgatagctcacatg of the Lactuca sativa cultivar Salinas chromosome 6, Lsat_Salinas_v11, whole genome shotgun sequence genome contains:
- the LOC111894080 gene encoding peroxiredoxin-2E-2, chloroplastic; the protein is MAAAATSLTFSAFSSATKNHHNHIPLASSSYSFNPIRNLRSRLLHHHSIKTSTITAIISVGDKLPESTLSYFDSDGELQTTSISDLTKSKKTILFAVPGAFTPTCSQKHLPGFVEISSELKAKGVNTIACISVNDAFVLKAWKADLKIGDEVLILSDGNGDFTKAIGCGLDLSDNPIGLGVRSRRYAMLVEDGVVKVLNLEEGGAFTSSSAQDMLAAL